A genomic region of Paenibacillus sp. PL2-23 contains the following coding sequences:
- the proS gene encoding proline--tRNA ligase: MSKEKGFVTEITPQSEDFSRWYIDVIKKAELMDYSPVRGCIVFRPEGYELWENIQRDLDRRFKETGHRNAYFPLFIPESFFQKEKEHVEGFNPELPWVTEAAGEKLEERLAIRPTSETMIGHMYAKWIQSYRDLPLLINQWANVVRWEKRTLPFLRTSEFLWQEGHTAHETEEEARQETMQMLDVYTSFVEEFLAIPVIRGEKTPSERFAGAVDTYSIEAMMKDGRAVQAGTSHYLGNKFAVAFDIKYLDRENTLQYAHTTSWGVSTRLIGALIMVHGDDRGLALPPKVAPTQVIMIPIGPPKTREQVVGRVDELYAELKKAGVRVKVDDRSDVSPGWKFNEYEMRGVPLRLELGPRDMDNGVVVLVSRITGEKRIVKQDSLVAEVEKMLEETQQEMYVRAKSFREANSRAVDTLDEMKAFLEEQRGFVEAGWCGSAACEKQVKEETGATSRNIPFEPSVSKPSCLVCGDEAKHTVVFARAY; the protein is encoded by the coding sequence ATGTCCAAGGAAAAAGGATTTGTTACTGAAATTACGCCGCAAAGCGAAGATTTCTCAAGATGGTATATCGATGTCATCAAAAAAGCGGAGCTTATGGATTATTCGCCAGTGCGTGGCTGCATCGTGTTCCGTCCGGAAGGCTATGAGCTGTGGGAAAATATTCAGCGAGATCTGGATCGCCGCTTCAAGGAGACAGGGCATCGCAACGCGTATTTCCCCCTCTTCATTCCGGAGAGCTTCTTCCAGAAGGAGAAGGAGCACGTTGAAGGCTTCAACCCCGAGCTGCCGTGGGTAACGGAGGCGGCAGGCGAGAAGCTGGAGGAGCGTCTGGCTATTCGCCCAACCTCCGAGACGATGATTGGACATATGTACGCGAAGTGGATTCAATCCTACCGCGATCTGCCCTTGCTCATTAACCAGTGGGCGAATGTTGTCCGCTGGGAGAAGCGGACGCTGCCGTTCCTTCGCACAAGCGAATTCCTGTGGCAGGAGGGCCATACCGCGCATGAAACCGAGGAGGAGGCCCGCCAGGAAACGATGCAAATGCTGGATGTATACACCAGCTTTGTCGAGGAGTTTCTAGCCATACCGGTTATCCGTGGTGAAAAAACGCCGTCCGAGCGCTTCGCCGGCGCCGTCGATACCTATTCCATCGAAGCGATGATGAAGGACGGACGAGCCGTTCAAGCGGGAACCTCTCATTATCTCGGCAATAAGTTCGCTGTTGCGTTCGATATTAAATATTTGGATCGCGAAAATACGCTGCAGTATGCCCATACCACCTCCTGGGGCGTCAGCACGCGGCTGATCGGCGCGCTTATTATGGTTCACGGCGATGACCGCGGCCTGGCGCTGCCTCCGAAGGTTGCACCTACACAAGTCATTATGATTCCAATCGGACCGCCAAAAACCCGAGAGCAGGTGGTGGGCAGAGTGGACGAGCTGTACGCGGAATTGAAAAAGGCCGGCGTACGGGTTAAGGTTGATGACCGTTCTGACGTTAGCCCTGGCTGGAAGTTCAACGAATATGAGATGCGCGGCGTTCCTCTTCGCCTGGAGCTTGGACCTCGTGATATGGACAATGGCGTTGTTGTATTGGTATCCCGCATTACCGGCGAGAAGCGAATTGTGAAGCAGGATAGCCTGGTGGCTGAGGTCGAGAAGATGCTGGAGGAGACGCAGCAGGAGATGTATGTCCGCGCCAAGTCCTTCCGCGAAGCCAATTCCAGGGCCGTCGACACGCTGGATGAGATGAAGGCTTTCCTGGAGGAGCAGCGCGGCTTTGTGGAAGCTGGCTGGTGTGGATCAGCAGCATGCGAGAAGCAAGTGAAAGAGGAGACGGGAGCAACGAGCCGCAACATTCCGTTCGAGCCCTCCGTCTCGAAGCCGTCCTGCCTAGTATGCGGCGACGAAGCCAAGCACACCGTCGTATTCGCGCGCGCCTATTAA
- the rseP gene encoding RIP metalloprotease RseP: MGMIGVVLSTVLVFFVIVTIHEWGHYFFAKRAGILVREFAIGFGPKLFSVKRGETRYTLRLIPAGGFVRMAGEDPELVEVQPGQTVAVKLKDNQITRIYLDRLDERTGTVRGEVERVDLERALSMNLLVEGESESFSVHPQALVVSRGKDTQIAPIDRHFGSKPVRKRAMAIFAGPMMNFILAFVLYAVYAQMVGMPVDNPDKLIIRSIESGMPAAGVDLRQGDIVDTVNGEKIGADLGKMIDIIGKSPGVPVEINVLRDGEPLSFQITPRANEEGAGKVGISASPPTRSATFGETIARAAELMKVSTEFIFESFKMLITGQFQFDDLGGPVRTANVTAEIAKKGIAQLTSWTALLSLYLGIFNLLPVPALDGSRLIFLGLEAVRRKPIDPNKESMVHFVGFAMLMLLMVAVTYNDILRLVRGE; the protein is encoded by the coding sequence ATGGGAATGATTGGGGTCGTTTTGTCGACAGTGCTCGTGTTTTTCGTCATTGTCACCATTCATGAATGGGGGCATTATTTTTTCGCCAAACGCGCAGGCATCCTAGTGAGAGAGTTTGCGATCGGCTTTGGTCCGAAGCTGTTCTCCGTCAAACGAGGCGAAACCAGATATACGCTGAGGCTTATACCAGCCGGCGGCTTCGTCCGAATGGCGGGCGAGGATCCGGAGCTTGTAGAGGTTCAGCCGGGACAGACCGTTGCCGTTAAGCTGAAGGATAATCAAATTACACGTATTTACCTCGACAGGCTGGACGAGAGAACGGGTACCGTTCGCGGCGAGGTGGAGCGGGTTGATTTGGAGCGCGCGCTTTCCATGAACCTGCTGGTTGAGGGAGAATCCGAAAGCTTCTCGGTACACCCGCAGGCTCTTGTCGTTTCCAGAGGGAAGGATACGCAGATTGCGCCGATTGACAGACATTTCGGCAGCAAGCCTGTGCGCAAGCGGGCCATGGCGATCTTCGCCGGACCCATGATGAACTTTATTCTGGCGTTTGTCTTGTATGCTGTGTATGCCCAGATGGTGGGCATGCCGGTTGACAATCCGGATAAGCTCATTATTCGTTCGATCGAAAGCGGCATGCCCGCAGCAGGAGTGGATCTGCGCCAAGGCGACATCGTCGATACCGTAAACGGCGAGAAGATAGGTGCCGATCTCGGGAAGATGATTGATATCATCGGCAAGTCGCCCGGCGTGCCTGTTGAAATCAATGTGCTTCGGGATGGGGAGCCGCTCAGCTTCCAAATTACGCCTAGAGCGAATGAGGAAGGAGCAGGCAAGGTAGGCATCAGCGCTTCACCGCCTACACGCTCCGCGACCTTCGGAGAGACGATTGCTCGCGCTGCCGAGCTGATGAAGGTTAGCACGGAATTTATTTTTGAAAGCTTCAAAATGCTGATTACAGGCCAATTCCAGTTCGATGATCTGGGAGGTCCTGTGCGGACTGCGAATGTGACCGCCGAAATCGCGAAGAAGGGCATCGCGCAGCTCACTTCCTGGACGGCGCTGCTCAGCTTGTATTTGGGCATATTCAACCTGCTTCCAGTACCGGCGCTGGACGGAAGCCGCCTTATCTTCCTCGGCCTGGAGGCCGTAAGAAGAAAGCCGATTGATCCTAACAAAGAAAGCATGGTTCATTTTGTAGGCTTCGCGATGCTTATGCTGCTTATGGTCGCGGTCACCTATAACGATATTTTACGATTAGTTCGAGGGGAGTAG
- a CDS encoding 1-deoxy-D-xylulose-5-phosphate reductoisomerase produces MKQIAVLGSTGSIGTQTLDIVRHHPEQFRVTGISAGRNVDLAVQQAQEFRPAIVSLASRELAEEARPHLPAGTKVVFGEEGLIEVAAGTDADTVVTAIVGSRGLPATMAAIDAGKMIGLANKETLVTAGHLVMERARQRGVSILPIDSEHSALFQCLNGERRADVLGITLTASGGSFRDRTRAELEGVTVAEALNHPNWSMGAKITIDSATMVNKGLEVIEARWLFNLSYDQIHVLIHPESIIHSFVEYIDHSIIAQLGMPDMRVPIQYALTYPERMPTPTERLSLADIGKLHFRAMDEERYPCLRMAYACGRMGQSAPAVYNAANEVAVARFLNDEITFLDIERVIETVVERHDPCELHDLEAINEVDKWARHLASTV; encoded by the coding sequence TTGAAACAAATCGCGGTATTAGGCTCCACCGGCTCGATCGGGACGCAGACGCTGGACATCGTCCGGCATCATCCTGAGCAATTCCGGGTAACGGGCATTTCCGCAGGGCGGAATGTCGACTTGGCTGTCCAGCAGGCTCAAGAATTTAGACCGGCAATCGTGAGCCTGGCGTCCAGGGAGCTGGCGGAGGAAGCAAGGCCTCATCTGCCAGCGGGCACGAAGGTTGTATTCGGCGAAGAAGGCTTGATTGAGGTAGCTGCCGGCACCGATGCCGATACGGTCGTTACCGCTATTGTCGGGAGCCGCGGCTTGCCTGCGACAATGGCGGCTATTGACGCGGGCAAAATGATTGGGCTCGCGAATAAGGAGACCCTTGTAACCGCCGGCCATCTTGTTATGGAGCGGGCACGCCAGAGAGGCGTATCGATTCTTCCTATCGACAGCGAGCATTCGGCATTGTTCCAATGCTTGAACGGTGAGAGAAGAGCCGATGTGCTGGGGATTACACTGACCGCTTCAGGCGGCTCGTTCCGCGATCGGACGAGAGCCGAGCTTGAGGGTGTTACCGTAGCAGAGGCGCTTAATCATCCCAATTGGTCGATGGGCGCCAAGATTACCATTGATTCCGCCACGATGGTCAACAAGGGTCTGGAGGTCATTGAGGCGAGATGGCTGTTCAATCTCTCCTACGATCAGATCCATGTTCTTATTCATCCGGAGAGCATAATTCACTCCTTTGTTGAGTACATAGACCATAGCATCATCGCGCAATTAGGCATGCCTGACATGCGTGTGCCGATTCAGTACGCCTTGACCTATCCAGAGCGTATGCCGACGCCTACAGAGCGGCTTAGCCTGGCAGATATTGGCAAACTGCACTTTCGGGCGATGGATGAGGAGCGGTACCCTTGTCTCCGTATGGCTTATGCCTGCGGACGAATGGGACAATCGGCGCCGGCTGTCTATAACGCGGCCAACGAAGTGGCGGTCGCTCGTTTCTTGAATGACGAAATTACGTTTCTGGACATCGAGCGTGTGATCGAGACGGTGGTGGAGCGGCACGATCCTTGCGAGCTGCACGATCTAGAAGCCATCAACGAAGTGGACAAGTGGGCACGGCACCTGGCATCAACGGTTTGA
- a CDS encoding phosphatidate cytidylyltransferase has translation MKQRLVTGIIAGALFVGLAVIGGAFYTGLLVLLAIIGFAEYARMNGFKLSHPASVLGFAGVLYFTLPWEAWGISLPGPLTIIWMLAFLLLSITVVTKNETSIDGAALMLLGALYVGYGFAAMITVRAVDDHGLFWSFLSFGCIWASDVGAYFVGRAIGKRKLWPSISPNKTIEGALGGVLLALLVAVVFALFKPEVITVAKALVIGVLAAVAGQFGDLIQSAYKRVRNIKDTGTLLPGHGGVLDRCDSWLIVFPLLLLLELIPV, from the coding sequence TTGAAACAACGATTGGTTACGGGTATTATCGCAGGCGCGTTGTTTGTAGGTCTAGCCGTTATCGGCGGAGCGTTCTATACTGGACTGCTTGTGCTGCTGGCGATTATCGGATTTGCCGAATATGCAAGAATGAACGGCTTCAAGCTGTCCCATCCAGCCTCCGTGCTTGGCTTTGCGGGCGTGCTTTATTTCACCTTGCCTTGGGAGGCGTGGGGGATCAGCCTGCCTGGACCGCTGACTATCATCTGGATGCTGGCGTTTCTGCTGCTGTCCATCACCGTCGTTACCAAAAACGAAACAAGCATTGACGGTGCCGCGCTCATGCTGCTTGGCGCTCTCTACGTCGGTTACGGCTTTGCGGCTATGATTACAGTGCGCGCTGTAGATGATCATGGTTTGTTCTGGTCGTTCCTATCCTTCGGCTGCATCTGGGCTTCGGACGTAGGGGCTTATTTCGTAGGAAGAGCGATTGGCAAGCGAAAGCTGTGGCCGTCCATCAGTCCGAACAAGACCATCGAGGGTGCGCTTGGCGGTGTGCTGCTGGCGCTTCTGGTTGCTGTAGTGTTCGCGTTATTCAAACCAGAAGTCATTACAGTGGCCAAAGCGTTGGTCATTGGCGTCCTTGCGGCTGTCGCGGGTCAATTCGGCGATCTGATTCAATCCGCATACAAACGTGTTCGAAACATTAAAGATACGGGAACGCTGCTTCCAGGCCATGGTGGCGTACTCGATCGCTGCGACAGCTGGCTGATCGTGTTCCCGCTGCTCCTGCTTTTGGAACTGATCCCTGTATAG
- a CDS encoding isoprenyl transferase, whose product MIKRLWAKLGLSSSPTAASLSTDNIPVHVAIIMDGNGRWARKRGLPRVAGHHSGMKTVKRITIAADRLGIKYLTMYAFSTENWKRPKAEVEFLMKLPQQFIEIELDELIANNVQVRMMGSRDNLPPHTLSALEEAITKTAGNTGLILNFALNYGSRMEMVNAIRDMASDVKTGVLSIDDIDEEAMSSRLLSSGLPDPDLLIRTSGELRLSNFMLWQLAYSELWFTDVYWPEFSEKHFYEAIGQYQRRARRYGGL is encoded by the coding sequence ATGATCAAGCGACTATGGGCCAAGCTGGGCCTTTCATCCTCGCCGACTGCCGCTTCGCTGTCAACAGATAATATACCTGTCCATGTGGCCATCATTATGGACGGCAACGGAAGATGGGCGAGGAAGCGCGGCTTGCCGCGCGTGGCAGGTCATCATTCCGGGATGAAGACAGTGAAGCGCATAACCATTGCCGCAGATCGGCTTGGCATCAAATATTTGACGATGTACGCCTTTTCAACGGAGAATTGGAAGAGGCCAAAAGCGGAGGTGGAGTTTCTTATGAAGCTTCCGCAGCAATTTATCGAAATTGAATTAGACGAACTCATCGCCAATAACGTTCAGGTCCGTATGATGGGCTCCCGCGACAATCTTCCGCCGCATACGCTTAGCGCGCTGGAGGAAGCGATTACGAAAACCGCGGGCAACACGGGTCTCATCCTTAACTTTGCCCTTAATTACGGCAGCCGGATGGAGATGGTGAACGCCATTCGCGACATGGCCTCCGATGTGAAGACTGGGGTCCTGTCCATTGATGATATTGATGAGGAAGCCATGTCATCGCGGCTGCTTTCCAGCGGGCTGCCAGATCCGGATTTGTTAATCCGTACAAGCGGCGAGCTGCGTCTCAGCAATTTTATGTTATGGCAGTTGGCGTACAGCGAATTATGGTTTACGGATGTGTATTGGCCGGAATTTTCGGAAAAGCACTTTTATGAAGCGATTGGCCAATATCAGCGCAGGGCCAGAAGGTATGGCGGATTATAG
- the frr gene encoding ribosome recycling factor has product MPQTIKKNAEERMEKAIGALKRDLSTLRAGKASPALLDRVQVEYYGALTPLNQLANINTPDSRTLMIQPWDKSSVAAIEKAIMKSDLGLTPSNDGSAIRISVPPLTEERRTELVKASKKFGEEAKVAIRNIRRDANDDVKKLEKTDISEDESRRHQEDIQKTTDKFIAEVDKVLSAKEKEIMEV; this is encoded by the coding sequence ATGCCACAAACCATTAAAAAAAATGCAGAGGAACGGATGGAGAAAGCGATTGGCGCTCTCAAACGCGATCTGTCGACGCTTCGCGCGGGCAAGGCAAGCCCTGCCTTGCTGGATCGTGTGCAGGTTGAATATTACGGCGCTTTGACTCCTCTTAATCAATTGGCGAACATTAATACCCCGGATTCCCGGACGCTGATGATTCAGCCATGGGACAAATCTTCAGTAGCAGCCATCGAAAAAGCGATAATGAAATCGGATCTGGGTCTGACGCCTTCTAACGATGGCTCCGCTATCCGTATTTCGGTTCCGCCGCTGACGGAAGAGCGCCGTACGGAGCTGGTTAAAGCGTCGAAGAAGTTCGGCGAAGAAGCCAAGGTTGCGATCCGCAATATTAGACGCGACGCCAACGACGACGTGAAGAAGCTGGAGAAAACGGATATTTCCGAAGACGAATCGCGTCGCCACCAGGAAGATATTCAGAAGACGACGGATAAATTTATTGCGGAAGTGGATAAGGTGTTATCCGCCAAAGAAAAAGAAATTATGGAAGTTTAA
- the pyrH gene encoding UMP kinase — protein sequence MEHPVFKRIVLKVSGESLSGNEGYGIEASVISSIANQVKEVVELGVEVAIVVGGGNIWRGIAGTAKGIDRATADYMGMLATVMNSLALQDALEQIDVPTRVQTSIAMQQIAEPYIRRRAIRHLEKGRVVIFAAGTGNPFFSTDTTAALRAAEIEAEVILMAKNKVDGVYSADPFKDETAQKFEELTYLDVLNLNLGVMDSTASSLCMDNNIPLIVFSITESGNIKRVVLGEKIGTIVKGSAK from the coding sequence TTGGAACATCCTGTATTTAAACGCATTGTCTTGAAAGTAAGCGGAGAATCCTTGTCCGGCAACGAAGGATATGGCATCGAGGCTTCCGTTATCTCTTCCATTGCAAACCAAGTGAAGGAAGTCGTAGAGCTCGGCGTTGAGGTTGCAATCGTCGTAGGCGGAGGTAACATCTGGAGAGGAATTGCCGGCACCGCCAAAGGAATCGACCGGGCAACGGCCGATTATATGGGTATGCTGGCTACGGTTATGAACTCGCTTGCTCTTCAGGATGCGCTGGAGCAAATTGATGTGCCAACACGCGTACAAACCTCGATAGCTATGCAGCAGATTGCGGAGCCTTACATTAGACGCCGCGCGATCCGCCATCTGGAGAAGGGGCGTGTTGTCATATTCGCGGCTGGAACAGGCAATCCGTTTTTCTCGACGGATACGACGGCGGCGCTGCGCGCAGCTGAGATAGAGGCGGAAGTCATCTTGATGGCGAAAAACAAGGTGGACGGCGTGTATTCTGCCGACCCGTTCAAGGATGAAACGGCTCAGAAGTTCGAGGAGCTGACGTATCTGGACGTGCTGAATCTGAATCTTGGCGTAATGGACTCCACCGCATCGTCGCTTTGCATGGACAACAATATTCCACTGATCGTGTTCTCCATTACGGAGAGCGGTAATATTAAACGTGTTGTGCTGGGCGAGAAGATCGGTACTATCGTGAAAGGAAGTGCAAAGTAA
- the tsf gene encoding translation elongation factor Ts: MAVSASAVKELRERTGAGMLDCKKALDETGGDVEKAIALLREKGLAAAANKAGRIATEGVVESYIHAGGRIGVLVEVNCETDFVAKTDQFREFARDIAMQIAAANPKFVRREEVPGDELEKEKEILKNQALNEGKPEKIVEKMVEGRISKYYEEYCLLEQSFIKDPDKTISELLNEKISKIGENISIRRFVRYELGEGLEKKVDNFVEEVMAQAKL; encoded by the coding sequence ATGGCAGTTAGCGCAAGCGCGGTAAAGGAACTACGTGAGAGAACGGGAGCAGGCATGCTCGATTGCAAAAAAGCGTTGGATGAAACAGGCGGCGACGTCGAGAAAGCGATCGCTTTGCTTCGTGAGAAAGGTCTGGCGGCTGCAGCGAACAAAGCTGGCCGTATCGCGACTGAGGGCGTAGTAGAATCCTACATTCACGCAGGCGGCCGTATCGGCGTTCTGGTTGAAGTGAACTGCGAAACAGATTTTGTTGCAAAAACGGATCAGTTCCGCGAATTCGCTAGAGACATCGCGATGCAAATCGCTGCCGCTAATCCGAAGTTCGTACGCCGCGAAGAAGTGCCGGGTGACGAGCTGGAGAAGGAAAAGGAAATCCTGAAAAACCAAGCGCTTAACGAAGGCAAGCCAGAAAAAATCGTTGAGAAAATGGTTGAAGGCCGTATCTCGAAATATTATGAAGAGTATTGCTTGCTTGAGCAATCCTTCATTAAAGACCCAGACAAAACAATCTCCGAGCTGCTGAACGAAAAAATTAGCAAAATCGGTGAAAATATTTCCATCCGTCGCTTTGTTCGTTACGAGCTGGGCGAAGGCCTTGAGAAAAAAGTCGACAACTTCGTTGAAGAAGTTATGGCTCAAGCGAAACTGTAA
- the rpsB gene encoding 30S ribosomal protein S2, which produces MAVISMKQLLEAGVHFGHQTRRWNPKMDRYIFTERNGIYIIDLQKTVKKVDEAYNFVKSIAAEGGTMLFVGTKKQAQDSVKEEAERCGNFYINQRWLGGTLTNFQTIQKRIDRLKQLEKWEEDGTFEVLPKKEVIILRKEKERLEKFLGGIKGMKGLPSALFVIDPRKERIAVAEARKLGIPIVGIVDTNCDPDEIDYVIPGNDDAIRAVKLLTAKMADAIVEANQGEQTTA; this is translated from the coding sequence ATGGCGGTTATTTCCATGAAGCAGCTTCTTGAAGCTGGGGTACACTTCGGTCACCAGACACGTCGTTGGAACCCAAAGATGGATCGTTATATCTTCACAGAAAGAAACGGAATTTACATTATCGACTTGCAAAAAACGGTTAAGAAAGTTGACGAGGCGTACAACTTTGTTAAATCGATCGCTGCAGAGGGCGGCACTATGCTGTTCGTAGGCACGAAGAAGCAAGCTCAGGATTCGGTGAAAGAAGAAGCTGAGCGTTGCGGCAACTTCTACATCAACCAGCGCTGGTTGGGCGGCACGCTGACGAACTTCCAAACGATTCAGAAGCGTATCGACCGTCTGAAGCAGCTGGAGAAATGGGAAGAGGACGGCACTTTCGAGGTTCTTCCTAAGAAAGAGGTTATCATTCTTCGCAAGGAGAAAGAGCGTCTTGAGAAATTCCTGGGCGGCATCAAAGGCATGAAAGGCCTGCCTAGCGCCCTGTTCGTTATCGACCCGCGCAAAGAGCGTATCGCAGTAGCGGAAGCTCGCAAGCTGGGTATCCCAATCGTAGGTATCGTTGATACGAACTGCGATCCGGACGAGATCGACTATGTCATCCCAGGTAACGACGACGCGATCCGCGCGGTTAAGCTGCTTACAGCTAAGATGGCTGACGCGATCGTGGAAGCGAACCAAGGCGAGCAAACAACTGCTTAA